A stretch of the Uranotaenia lowii strain MFRU-FL chromosome 3, ASM2978415v1, whole genome shotgun sequence genome encodes the following:
- the LOC129757403 gene encoding beta-galactoside alpha-2,6-sialyltransferase 2 yields the protein MLRDTIEIVCSATAFIAFYFMLHAPTQYVSGIQQHPKRSVFYIKLNSSEKQLKAGTEKPSITVPEQDAPRTRPHFSTSKKSSVTFDPTKFICDNDESLDCVNKTRVYRMKVLGEFRRILKQSYHKNDYYQVQYDSDAVDANETELCRLLRADVRTLSWRDPPFNWNELGNYLPMGPLFNERNATCAIVSSAGSLKNSKLGSFVDMHDVVMRFNHAPTTGFSEDVGSKTTIRVVNSQVVSKPEFKLLTAKIFHNISIAAWDPGKFGQSLDEWIASPDFNLFENFKKFHEKYPGSNFHLVDPRSIWRAWTALQDKTATKIVANPPTSGFIGLGLLLPICRYVDILEYIPSSRMNGLCHYYDSEINSACTFGSWHPLAAEKLFVLRMNSASEFTTFQRGIVRIRLDNGEAERGC from the exons ATGTTGCGCGACACAATCGAGATCGTCTGCAGCGCAACGGCGTTTATAGCATTTTATTTTATGCTACATGCTCCAACCCAATATGTCTCAG GAATTCAACAGCATCCGAAACGCAGCGTTTTTTACATCAAGCTCAATTCCAGCGAAAAACAGCTCAAGGCTGGCACCGAGAAACCATCCATAACGGTACCGGAGCAGGATGCCCCTCGTACCAGGCCTCATTTTAGTACGTCGAAAAAATCTTCGGTCACTTTTGATCCCACCAAATTCATTTGCGATAATGATGAATCGCTGGATTGCGTTAATAAAACACGGGTATATCGAATGAAAGTGCTTGGAGAATTTCGAAGGATCTTGAAGCAGTCTTATCACAAGAATGACTATTATCAGGTTCAGTACGATTCTGATGCGGTTGATGCAAACGAAACCGAGCTGTGCCGACTGTTGCGGGCTGATGTGAGGACTCTATCCTGGCGAGATCCTCCGTTCAACTGGAACGAACTGGGGAATTATCTTCCCATGGGTCCACTGTTCAATGAACGTAATGCCACCTGTGCCATAGTCTCTAGTGCTGGTTCACTTAAAAACTCCAAGCTGGGGTCCTTCGTTGATATGCACGATGTGGTGATGAGGTTCAATCATGCCCCGACGACAGGATTCAGCGAAGATGTTGGATCGAAAACGACAATACGTGTGGTCAACTCCCAGGTGGTATCGAAACCGGAATTCAAGCTACTTACTGccaaaatatttcataacatATCTATAGCAGCGTGGGACCCCGGAAAGTTTGGCCAAAGTTTAGATGAATG GATTGCATCACCAgatttcaatttgtttgaaaattttaaaaagtttcacgAAAAATATCCAGGTTCTAACTTCCACCTAGTGGATCCTCGAAGCATCTGGCGGGCATGGACAGCCCTCCAGGATAAAACTGCCACCAAAATTGTAGCCAACCCACCGACATCTGGTTTCATCGGGTTAGGTTTGCTTTTGCCCATCTGTCGTTACGTCGACATTCTGGAATATATTCCTAGCAGCCGAATGAACGGCCTGTGTCATTATTATGACTCAGAG ATAAATTCGGCGTGTACGTTTGGATCGTGGCATCCGCTAGCAGCAGAGAAGTTATTCGTTCTGCGAATGAATTCGGCCAGCGAGTTCACGACTTTTCAGCGGGGGATCGTTCGAATCCGGCTCGATAACGGTGAAGCTGAACGTGGGTGTTGA